A genomic window from Massilia sp. METH4 includes:
- the ppsA gene encoding phosphoenolpyruvate synthase: protein MTDVEAVGGKNASLGEMISQLAEAGVRVPGGFATTAQAFRDFLAHSSDGGPALGDRIARRLDGLDVDDVRSLAQAGAEIRQWIVDTPFQPQLERDIRMHYEKLVAGSEAEVSFAVRSSATAEDLPDASFAGQQETFLNVIGLDNVLDAMKHVFASLYNDRAISYRVHKGFTHAEVALSAGVQRMVRSDLGAAGVMFTIDTESGFKDVVFITSSYGLGETVVQGAVNPDEFYVHKPMLEQGKSPIIRRNIGSKLIRMEFTEEAKAGRSVRTVDVPKELRNRYSLGEADVIELARYAVIIEQHYGRPMDIEWGKDGRDGQLYILQARPETVKSQQKATDSQQRFKLKSTGTVLATGRAIGQKIGAGPVRVIADPSEMERVQPGDVLVADMTDPNWEPVMKRAAAIVTNRGGRTCHAAIIARELGVPAVVGCGEATEVLKDGALVTVSCAEGDAGRVYEGKLDVEVTEVAATALPELPVKIMLNVGNPQLAFDFQSVPNAGVGLARLEFIINNNIGVHPKAILDYPNLDADLKMAVESVARGHASPRAFYVDKLAEGVATIAAAFWPKPVIVRLSDFKSNEYRKLIGGSRYEPEEENPMLGFRGAARYLAEDFAMAFKMECQALRRVRDDMGFTNVELMVPFVRTVGQAKKVVSLLAQNGLQRGENGLRLIMMCEVPSNAVLAEQFLEHFDGFSIGSNDLTQLTLGLDRDSGMELLAADFDERDPAVKALLSLAISACRRQGKYIGICGQGPSDHPELAGWLMEQGIGSMSLNPDSVVETSRRLAEQAAG from the coding sequence ATGACCGACGTGGAAGCGGTCGGCGGCAAGAACGCCTCGCTCGGCGAGATGATCAGCCAGCTCGCCGAAGCGGGCGTGCGCGTGCCCGGCGGTTTCGCGACCACCGCGCAGGCGTTCCGCGATTTTCTCGCTCATTCCAGCGACGGCGGGCCGGCACTTGGCGATCGCATCGCGCGGCGCCTCGATGGCTTGGATGTCGACGACGTGCGCTCGCTGGCGCAGGCCGGCGCCGAGATCCGCCAGTGGATCGTCGACACGCCGTTTCAGCCGCAGCTGGAGCGCGATATCCGCATGCACTATGAAAAACTGGTGGCAGGCTCCGAGGCGGAAGTGTCGTTCGCCGTGCGTTCCTCCGCCACCGCCGAAGACTTGCCGGACGCTTCGTTCGCCGGTCAGCAGGAAACCTTCCTGAACGTGATCGGCCTCGACAATGTGCTGGACGCGATGAAGCACGTGTTCGCGTCGCTGTACAACGACCGCGCCATTTCCTACCGCGTCCACAAGGGTTTTACGCATGCCGAGGTGGCGCTGTCGGCCGGCGTGCAGCGCATGGTGCGCTCCGACCTGGGCGCGGCGGGCGTGATGTTCACGATCGATACCGAATCGGGTTTCAAGGACGTGGTATTCATCACCTCCAGCTATGGCCTGGGCGAAACGGTGGTGCAGGGTGCCGTGAACCCCGACGAGTTCTATGTGCACAAGCCGATGCTGGAGCAGGGCAAGTCTCCCATCATCCGCCGCAATATCGGGTCAAAACTCATCAGGATGGAGTTCACGGAGGAAGCGAAGGCCGGCCGCTCGGTGCGCACCGTCGACGTGCCGAAGGAGTTGCGCAACCGCTACTCGTTGGGCGAGGCCGACGTGATCGAACTGGCTCGCTATGCCGTCATCATCGAACAGCACTATGGCCGCCCGATGGATATCGAATGGGGCAAGGATGGCCGCGACGGCCAGCTGTACATCCTGCAGGCCCGCCCGGAGACGGTGAAGTCGCAGCAGAAGGCGACCGACAGCCAGCAGCGCTTCAAGCTGAAATCGACCGGCACCGTGCTGGCCACGGGCCGCGCAATCGGCCAGAAGATCGGCGCCGGCCCGGTGCGCGTGATCGCCGATCCTTCGGAGATGGAGCGCGTGCAGCCCGGCGACGTGCTGGTGGCCGATATGACCGACCCGAACTGGGAACCCGTGATGAAGCGGGCGGCGGCCATCGTCACGAACCGTGGCGGGCGCACCTGCCACGCGGCGATCATCGCTCGCGAACTGGGCGTGCCGGCAGTCGTCGGCTGCGGGGAAGCGACCGAAGTGCTGAAGGATGGGGCGCTGGTCACCGTGTCGTGCGCGGAAGGCGACGCGGGCCGGGTCTACGAGGGCAAGCTGGACGTCGAAGTGACGGAAGTGGCCGCGACAGCGCTACCGGAGTTGCCGGTGAAAATCATGCTCAACGTGGGCAACCCGCAATTGGCCTTCGATTTCCAGTCCGTGCCCAATGCCGGCGTGGGTCTGGCCCGGCTGGAATTCATCATCAACAACAATATCGGCGTGCACCCGAAGGCGATCCTCGACTATCCGAACCTCGATGCCGACCTGAAGATGGCGGTGGAATCGGTCGCGCGCGGTCACGCCTCACCCCGTGCGTTCTATGTCGACAAGCTGGCCGAGGGCGTGGCGACCATCGCCGCCGCGTTCTGGCCGAAGCCCGTGATCGTGCGCCTGTCCGACTTCAAGTCCAACGAGTACCGCAAGCTGATCGGCGGTTCCCGTTACGAGCCGGAAGAGGAAAATCCCATGCTGGGTTTCCGCGGCGCGGCGCGTTACCTGGCCGAGGATTTCGCGATGGCGTTCAAGATGGAATGCCAGGCATTGCGGCGCGTGCGCGACGACATGGGCTTCACCAACGTCGAGCTGATGGTGCCGTTCGTGCGTACCGTCGGGCAGGCGAAGAAGGTGGTGAGCCTGCTGGCGCAGAACGGCTTGCAGCGCGGCGAAAACGGCCTGCGCCTGATCATGATGTGCGAGGTGCCGTCGAACGCCGTGCTGGCCGAGCAGTTCCTCGAGCATTTCGACGGCTTCTCGATCGGTTCGAACGACCTCACGCAACTCACGCTGGGGCTGGACCGCGACTCGGGCATGGAGCTGCTGGCCGCCGACTTCGACGAGCGCGATCCGGCAGTGAAGGCGCTGCTCTCGCTCGCCATTTCGGCCTGCCGGAGGCAGGGCAAGTACATCGGCATCTGCGGGCAGGGGCCGTCGGATCACCCCGAGCTGGCGGGATGGCTGATGGAGCAGGGGATCGGGTCGATGTCGCTCAACCCGGATTCAGTGGTCGAGACGTCGCGCCGGCTGGCGGAGCAGGCGGCCGGGTAG
- a CDS encoding cation transporter, whose protein sequence is MSACCSGGCSSEKPPVDAKYRRILWIALCVNAIMFVTELFGGIRSGSVSLLADAVDFFGDAANYGVSLFVLGLTPIWRPRTAFLKGVTMGGYGVFVLVAASWNLVNGTVPTPATMGIIGAMALVSNLGVAMLLYAYRNGDSDMRSVWLCSRNDAIGNVAVMLAALGVFGTGSGWPDIVVACIMGLLGVTAARTVITHARAEMRKKTPSSEAQSVSHTVELKRH, encoded by the coding sequence ATGTCCGCCTGCTGCTCTGGAGGTTGCTCCTCCGAAAAACCGCCTGTCGACGCGAAGTACCGCCGGATTCTCTGGATCGCCTTGTGTGTCAACGCCATCATGTTCGTCACGGAACTCTTCGGCGGAATCAGATCAGGCTCGGTCTCGTTGCTTGCCGATGCCGTGGATTTCTTCGGCGATGCAGCAAATTACGGGGTTTCACTGTTCGTGCTTGGGTTGACTCCCATATGGCGCCCGCGCACCGCCTTTCTGAAGGGAGTAACGATGGGTGGGTACGGGGTCTTCGTCCTCGTCGCCGCAAGCTGGAATCTTGTCAACGGGACCGTTCCAACCCCGGCAACGATGGGAATCATTGGTGCCATGGCATTGGTGTCCAATCTTGGCGTGGCCATGCTGCTGTACGCATATCGAAACGGTGATTCCGACATGCGCTCCGTCTGGCTCTGCTCCCGCAACGATGCGATCGGCAATGTTGCCGTGATGCTGGCAGCGCTCGGCGTTTTTGGCACGGGTTCGGGCTGGCCCGACATTGTCGTCGCGTGCATCATGGGCTTGTTGGGTGTTACCGCTGCACGAACCGTCATCACCCACGCACGCGCGGAGATGCGCAAGAAAACTCCTTCCTCCGAAGCGCAGTCTGTTTCACATACGGTTGAGCTGAAAAGGCACTGA
- the cadR gene encoding Cd(II)/Pb(II)-responsive transcriptional regulator, with protein sequence MRIGELAKRTGCDVETIRFYEKSGILEEPVRTASGYREYHSLHLERLQFIRHCRSLKIGLQDIRTLLDLQARPSAGCERVNALLDQHIAAIQSQMSALRTLETQLISLRRKCNDPHSVEDCGILQDLADRVAQA encoded by the coding sequence ATGAGAATCGGTGAGCTGGCAAAGAGGACTGGGTGCGACGTCGAGACGATCCGCTTTTATGAAAAATCAGGCATCCTGGAGGAGCCGGTACGCACAGCCTCCGGATATCGCGAATATCACAGTCTTCATCTTGAGCGCTTGCAATTCATCCGGCACTGCCGGTCCCTGAAGATCGGCCTGCAGGATATCCGTACGTTACTTGATCTGCAGGCACGGCCGTCGGCTGGATGTGAACGCGTGAATGCCCTTCTGGATCAGCATATTGCCGCCATCCAGTCACAGATGAGCGCCCTGCGAACACTCGAGACGCAGCTGATCTCATTACGCCGCAAATGCAACGATCCGCATTCGGTGGAAGACTGCGGGATATTGCAGGATCTCGCCGATCGCGTAGCGCAAGCCTAG
- a CDS encoding glucosyltransferase domain-containing protein, which produces MSFTASWLRRQHFSWRELLYLVLAGALANIYFLANYSPSIDDEMAAVRTSGEVWIAQGRFTTYLVETLLFPQPSLPFSPYLFLAIALALTHMLLVRAHGMLPDWRTHAAYCLFVTYPTWWLIGEFAANVPATGIGFLLVAVALALHAEGPADPRQLGSRREAGRLLAIGLLLALCAGTYQTLLLLFACGALGIALRHALDVDGTFPWRRTIGRLVYAGACLVAGAVLYFGLNKLALGVSGARPEYIRGFIVLENWNAPVWLVGAIARQAWGIYSGDAALFGAAMPAAALALVCAAVAVALARPRLAVLNLLLFAILLGTPFLLHLLTGPAGLPLRAMVALPYVIWLCALLAFRSRRGPLRVVALVVFGLFQLQIVNLTSQYIAAATMTQHQDRFMGFEIGRRIALLRGAEDAGKPVWLDAYGYGAEERTSRFAAAPNSVTRGSFFGWDKGNLKRITAYLRVLGYDDVRAAPPEARRALTREFERMPVWPHEGSVRRVGDYYLLKLGAEPDAAHAGPAGN; this is translated from the coding sequence ATGAGTTTCACCGCTTCATGGCTGCGCCGCCAGCACTTTTCCTGGCGCGAGCTGCTGTACCTGGTGCTGGCCGGCGCCCTGGCCAATATCTACTTCCTGGCCAATTACTCGCCCTCGATCGACGATGAAATGGCGGCCGTGCGCACCAGCGGCGAGGTGTGGATCGCGCAGGGCCGCTTCACCACGTATCTCGTGGAGACGCTGCTGTTCCCGCAGCCTTCGCTGCCCTTCAGCCCCTACCTGTTCCTGGCCATCGCGCTGGCGCTGACGCACATGCTGCTGGTACGCGCGCACGGCATGCTGCCCGACTGGCGCACCCACGCCGCGTACTGCCTGTTCGTCACGTATCCGACGTGGTGGCTGATCGGAGAATTCGCCGCCAACGTGCCCGCCACCGGCATCGGCTTCCTGCTGGTCGCCGTGGCACTGGCGCTGCATGCCGAAGGGCCCGCCGACCCGCGGCAACTGGGCTCGCGGCGGGAAGCCGGACGGCTGCTGGCCATCGGCCTGCTGCTGGCCCTGTGCGCCGGCACGTACCAGACCCTGTTGCTGCTGTTCGCCTGCGGCGCGCTGGGCATCGCCCTGCGCCACGCCCTTGACGTGGACGGCACCTTCCCGTGGCGGCGCACGATCGGCCGGCTCGTGTACGCGGGCGCCTGCCTCGTGGCCGGCGCCGTGCTCTACTTCGGGCTGAACAAGCTGGCCCTGGGCGTGTCCGGCGCGCGACCGGAATACATCCGCGGCTTCATCGTCCTCGAGAACTGGAACGCGCCGGTCTGGCTGGTCGGCGCGATCGCCCGGCAGGCATGGGGGATCTATTCCGGCGATGCCGCGCTGTTCGGCGCGGCCATGCCCGCCGCGGCCCTGGCGCTCGTCTGCGCCGCAGTGGCCGTGGCGCTCGCCCGCCCGCGCCTGGCGGTGCTTAACCTGCTGCTGTTCGCAATCCTGCTGGGCACGCCGTTCCTGCTGCACCTGCTGACGGGCCCCGCGGGCCTGCCGCTGCGCGCGATGGTCGCCCTGCCCTACGTCATTTGGCTGTGTGCGCTGCTGGCCTTCCGGTCGCGGCGCGGCCCGCTCCGGGTTGTCGCCCTCGTGGTGTTCGGCCTGTTCCAGCTGCAGATCGTCAACCTCACGTCGCAGTACATCGCCGCGGCCACGATGACGCAGCACCAGGACCGCTTCATGGGGTTCGAGATCGGCCGGCGCATCGCGCTGCTGCGCGGAGCTGAGGATGCCGGCAAGCCGGTGTGGCTGGACGCTTATGGTTACGGCGCGGAAGAACGCACCTCGCGGTTCGCCGCCGCGCCGAACAGCGTGACGCGCGGCTCGTTCTTCGGCTGGGACAAGGGCAATCTGAAGCGCATCACGGCCTACCTGCGTGTGCTGGGGTATGACGATGTACGCGCCGCGCCGCCGGAGGCGCGGCGCGCGCTCACCCGCGAATTCGAACGGATGCCGGTGTGGCCCCACGAAGGGTCGGTGCGGCGCGTGGGGGACTACTACCTGCTCAAGCTGGGGGCGGAGCCGGACGCGGCGCATGCCGGGCCGGCAGGGAACTGA
- a CDS encoding GtrA family protein — MRKGGGLRFLLAGGLNTAVTYLLYLGLLPVAGYQASYAIAFVTGIAISYVLGRVFVFQAHQGYRSVLMLPLVYLVQYAVGAAVVWAWIDVLHQHAMLAPAIAIAATLPLTYFLSKLAFVGKIR; from the coding sequence ATGCGTAAGGGCGGCGGCCTGCGCTTCCTGCTCGCCGGGGGCCTCAATACCGCTGTCACCTACCTCCTGTACCTGGGTTTGCTGCCCGTCGCCGGCTACCAGGCCAGCTATGCGATCGCCTTCGTCACCGGCATCGCCATCAGCTATGTGCTGGGCCGCGTCTTCGTGTTCCAGGCGCACCAGGGCTACCGATCGGTGCTCATGTTGCCGCTGGTGTACCTGGTGCAGTACGCGGTGGGCGCCGCGGTGGTCTGGGCGTGGATCGACGTGCTGCACCAGCATGCCATGCTGGCCCCGGCCATCGCCATCGCGGCCACGCTGCCGCTGACCTACTTCCTGTCCAAGTTAGCGTTCGTTGGAAAGATCCGATGA
- a CDS encoding WxcM-like domain-containing protein yields the protein MLTHTKPDYFVHERALCESPRIGKGTRVWAFAHVLPEAQIGEDCNVCDNVFIENDVRIGNRVTIKCGVQLWDGVTLEDDVFVGPNATFTNDIFPRSKQYPEKFDRTVIRRGASIGANATILPGITIERGAMIGAGAVVTRSVPPNAIVVGNPAKIVGYVDAKAVPAEEPVRARTVEPDKRVATTAVRGVTLHRLKEAADIRGSLSVGEFEKEIPFAPLRYFLVYGVPTAETRGEHAHRECHQFMLAIKGSVHVVAFDGTTREEFVLDSATTGLYLPPMTWGIQYKYSSDAVLLVFASHHYDSADYIRSYDEYVELASRPHA from the coding sequence ATGCTCACGCACACCAAGCCTGATTACTTCGTCCACGAACGGGCGCTGTGCGAGTCGCCGCGCATCGGCAAGGGCACCCGCGTGTGGGCCTTCGCGCACGTGCTGCCGGAGGCGCAGATCGGCGAGGATTGCAATGTCTGCGACAACGTCTTCATCGAGAACGACGTGCGGATCGGCAACCGCGTGACGATCAAGTGCGGCGTGCAGCTGTGGGATGGCGTCACGCTGGAAGACGATGTGTTCGTGGGGCCGAACGCCACCTTCACGAACGACATTTTCCCGCGCAGTAAACAGTATCCGGAAAAGTTCGACCGCACCGTCATCCGCCGCGGGGCCTCGATCGGCGCGAACGCCACCATCCTGCCGGGCATCACCATCGAGCGCGGCGCGATGATCGGCGCCGGCGCGGTCGTCACCCGCTCGGTGCCGCCGAATGCCATCGTGGTGGGCAACCCGGCCAAGATCGTCGGCTATGTCGATGCCAAGGCGGTGCCCGCCGAGGAGCCCGTGCGCGCGCGCACCGTCGAACCAGACAAGCGCGTCGCCACCACGGCCGTGCGCGGCGTCACGCTGCACCGGCTGAAGGAGGCGGCCGATATCCGCGGCAGCCTGTCGGTCGGCGAATTCGAGAAGGAAATCCCGTTCGCGCCGCTGCGCTACTTCCTCGTGTACGGCGTGCCCACGGCCGAGACGCGCGGCGAGCATGCCCACCGCGAATGCCACCAGTTCATGCTGGCGATCAAGGGTTCCGTGCACGTGGTGGCGTTCGACGGCACCACGCGCGAGGAATTCGTGCTCGATTCCGCCACCACGGGCCTGTACCTGCCGCCGATGACCTGGGGTATCCAGTACAAGTATTCGAGCGACGCGGTGCTGCTCGTCTTTGCCTCGCACCACTACGACAGCGCCGACTACATCCGCAGCTACGACGAATACGTCGAGCTGGCCTCGCGCCCGCATGCGTAA
- a CDS encoding glycosyltransferase family 2 protein: protein MLSLIVPVYRNEESLPDLLAAIADLNDKVGGDFETVFVIDGSPDNCYLLLRQQLPRQSFRSQLVLLSRNFGSFAAIRMGLQFARGQRFAVMAADLQEPPALVLQMNEILRRDEADVVVGVREGRSDPLFSRLSSNAFWWLYRRYVMPEIPPGGVDMFGCNRDFRDTLLTLEERHSSLIGQLFWVGYRRSVVPYTRLERQHGKSGWTFRKKWKYLMDSAFSFTDLPIRLLIRVGALGTALVGALAVVVVVARLNGLIPVPGYAMTILTIALLGSMNLFGLGIVGVYAWRAYENTKQRPNAIHRQSHAFEGVAHAHAHQA from the coding sequence ATGCTCAGCCTGATTGTTCCTGTCTACAGGAATGAAGAGTCGCTGCCGGACCTGCTGGCCGCGATCGCGGACCTGAACGACAAGGTCGGCGGCGATTTCGAAACGGTGTTCGTCATCGACGGCAGTCCGGACAATTGCTACCTGCTGCTGCGCCAGCAGTTGCCGCGCCAGTCCTTCCGGTCCCAGCTCGTGCTGTTGTCGCGCAATTTCGGCTCGTTCGCGGCGATCCGCATGGGCTTGCAGTTCGCGCGCGGCCAGCGCTTCGCGGTGATGGCGGCCGACCTGCAGGAGCCGCCGGCACTGGTGTTGCAAATGAACGAGATCCTGCGGCGCGACGAGGCCGACGTGGTGGTGGGCGTGCGCGAGGGCCGCAGCGACCCGCTCTTCTCGCGCCTGTCGTCGAACGCGTTCTGGTGGCTGTATCGCCGCTATGTGATGCCGGAGATCCCGCCCGGCGGAGTCGACATGTTCGGCTGCAACCGCGATTTCCGCGACACCCTGCTCACGCTCGAGGAAAGGCATTCCTCGCTGATCGGGCAACTGTTCTGGGTCGGCTACCGCCGCAGCGTGGTCCCGTACACACGGCTGGAGCGCCAGCACGGCAAGTCCGGCTGGACGTTCAGGAAAAAATGGAAGTACCTGATGGACAGCGCGTTCTCGTTCACCGACCTGCCCATCCGCCTGCTGATCCGCGTGGGCGCCCTTGGCACCGCGCTCGTCGGCGCGCTGGCCGTGGTCGTGGTGGTCGCGCGCCTGAACGGGTTGATCCCCGTGCCCGGCTATGCGATGACCATCCTGACGATCGCCCTGCTCGGTTCGATGAACCTGTTCGGCCTGGGCATCGTGGGCGTGTATGCGTGGCGTGCGTATGAAAACACCAAGCAGCGGCCGAACGCCATCCACCGTCAATCTCACGCCTTCGAAGGGGTCGCCCATGCTCACGCACACCAAGCCTGA
- a CDS encoding DegT/DnrJ/EryC1/StrS family aminotransferase has protein sequence MASQVPLFSSKIANEGVDLAGALNRVVDSNWYVLGSEVAAFESEFAAYLGSKTCVSLANGTDALEIALRSLGIGPRKRVALVANAGFYGSTAVHAVGGEPRYVDIDAATLTMSPAALRGALVAGIDAIIVTHLYGQMADIEAIAALAADFRVPLIEDCAQSHGAMRDGVRAGSVGDIGCFSFYPTKNLGAIGDGGALVTNDAELGERARRLRQYGWSKKYHVTEAGGRNSRLDELQAAVLREKLPKLDGWNAQRRAIAARYAAAFADLPVQLPALAASGNEYGNDYVAHLFVIRVQDRAAFVASMAAAGIATDIHYPVPDHRQSAYTGSVNVSLPVTEAAAGTVVTLPCFPGLDDESVERVIAAVRGHFAGR, from the coding sequence ATGGCGAGCCAGGTTCCCCTGTTTTCTTCGAAGATTGCCAATGAAGGCGTCGACCTGGCCGGTGCACTGAACCGCGTGGTCGACAGTAACTGGTATGTGCTCGGCAGCGAGGTGGCGGCTTTCGAATCCGAATTCGCCGCTTATCTCGGCAGTAAAACCTGCGTTTCGCTGGCCAATGGCACCGATGCGCTGGAAATCGCGCTGCGCTCGCTCGGCATCGGCCCGCGCAAGCGGGTCGCCCTCGTGGCCAATGCCGGCTTCTATGGCAGCACGGCGGTGCATGCCGTCGGCGGCGAGCCCCGTTACGTCGATATCGACGCCGCCACGCTGACCATGTCGCCCGCCGCCCTGCGCGGCGCGCTCGTGGCGGGTATCGACGCGATCATCGTCACCCACCTGTACGGCCAGATGGCCGACATCGAAGCCATCGCTGCCCTGGCCGCCGACTTCCGCGTGCCGCTGATCGAGGATTGCGCGCAGTCGCATGGCGCGATGCGCGACGGCGTGCGCGCCGGCTCGGTCGGCGACATCGGCTGCTTCAGCTTCTACCCGACCAAGAACCTGGGCGCGATCGGCGATGGCGGCGCGCTCGTCACGAACGATGCGGAGCTCGGCGAACGGGCGCGCCGCCTGCGCCAGTATGGCTGGAGCAAGAAATACCACGTGACCGAAGCGGGCGGGCGCAACAGCCGGCTCGACGAACTCCAGGCCGCCGTGCTGCGCGAAAAACTGCCGAAGCTGGACGGTTGGAATGCCCAGCGCCGCGCCATCGCGGCACGCTATGCCGCGGCGTTCGCCGACCTGCCCGTGCAACTGCCGGCGCTTGCCGCGAGTGGCAACGAATATGGAAACGACTACGTCGCCCACCTGTTCGTGATCCGCGTGCAGGACCGCGCCGCCTTCGTTGCCAGCATGGCCGCGGCCGGCATTGCAACCGACATTCACTATCCAGTGCCGGATCACCGACAGTCGGCCTACACGGGCTCGGTCAACGTGTCGCTGCCCGTGACCGAAGCCGCCGCCGGCACCGTTGTCACGCTGCCGTGCTTCCCGGGCCTCGACGACGAGAGTGTCGAGCGCGTGATCGCCGCCGTGCGCGGCCATTTTGCCGGCCGCTGA
- a CDS encoding peptidoglycan-binding domain-containing protein, with protein sequence MALQSQLFRGDLKLEAAAVSDPAHIVPGAAGEHVRKIQLALILLDGAAIDADGKYGPGTAAAVLAYKRKRSILNRAYQHQPDNIAGKMTIASLDREMFARESMPAAPVQILPVTPRPYMGRPVVRLGFKIDVDFPVFPSGNLPRMRLAPVTTEKIEIVNAISGRVRCMNVGASEAKVCLIFDPDEPGLVPASRLNPVPRGPLGEAYYADGGTVRVPASPFRIHLDAFHPGNAFVDATNGTSAATLAVEVRAPRIAAPSGFPPPTKTRPGSRFISAADSEPGFRRGSRADYGGRPVNPRNTGRKINLFGSQETPGFDDYTTDLHYSGFGARQSLVFRPWTEDSEVGTGIENGSVSDICIRDSPVLPVTIAAIRRIAAPGCRVTFAGSGEGGTKYIPILKSAFAGAAILEEFADAIVLELR encoded by the coding sequence ATGGCGCTCCAATCACAGCTTTTCCGCGGCGACCTCAAACTCGAAGCCGCGGCCGTATCCGACCCTGCCCACATCGTGCCGGGCGCTGCTGGCGAGCATGTCCGGAAAATCCAGCTGGCCCTGATCCTGCTGGACGGTGCGGCCATCGACGCGGATGGAAAATACGGTCCTGGAACCGCCGCTGCCGTCCTTGCCTACAAGCGAAAGCGCAGCATCCTCAATCGTGCCTATCAACACCAGCCCGACAATATCGCCGGCAAGATGACCATCGCCTCGCTCGATCGCGAAATGTTTGCGCGGGAAAGCATGCCTGCCGCGCCGGTGCAAATCCTTCCCGTCACGCCGCGGCCATACATGGGGCGCCCGGTCGTGCGCCTGGGCTTCAAGATCGATGTCGATTTCCCGGTTTTCCCAAGTGGCAATCTGCCCAGGATGCGGCTGGCGCCCGTGACGACCGAAAAGATCGAGATCGTCAACGCAATATCCGGCCGGGTGAGATGCATGAATGTCGGGGCGAGCGAGGCCAAGGTTTGCCTCATTTTCGATCCGGACGAACCTGGTCTCGTGCCGGCGAGCCGGCTCAATCCCGTTCCGCGCGGGCCGCTCGGCGAAGCTTATTACGCTGACGGCGGTACCGTGCGCGTTCCCGCCAGCCCGTTCAGGATTCACCTGGACGCATTCCATCCCGGTAATGCTTTCGTCGATGCCACCAATGGCACGTCCGCAGCCACGCTTGCAGTCGAAGTGCGCGCGCCCAGGATCGCCGCGCCGTCCGGGTTCCCACCACCGACGAAGACGCGGCCCGGCTCACGGTTCATTTCGGCGGCGGACAGCGAACCCGGTTTTCGGCGGGGGAGCCGGGCGGATTATGGGGGACGGCCCGTCAACCCCAGGAATACCGGGCGGAAGATCAATCTGTTCGGGTCCCAGGAAACGCCGGGTTTCGACGACTATACGACCGACCTTCATTATTCCGGATTTGGAGCAAGACAATCCCTGGTCTTCAGGCCCTGGACAGAAGACAGCGAGGTTGGCACCGGCATTGAAAACGGCTCGGTCAGCGATATCTGCATTCGCGATTCTCCTGTCCTGCCAGTAACCATTGCTGCGATCCGCAGGATCGCGGCGCCCGGTTGCCGGGTAACCTTCGCGGGCTCCGGTGAAGGTGGAACAAAGTACATTCCCATCCTGAAGAGCGCGTTCGCGGGCGCTGCGATCCTGGAGGAATTCGCCGACGCGATCGTGCTCGAGCTTCGCTGA